A genomic stretch from Erigeron canadensis isolate Cc75 chromosome 9, C_canadensis_v1, whole genome shotgun sequence includes:
- the LOC122580956 gene encoding ABC transporter G family member 29-like isoform X2, with product MASYIADDVENQHKKSEDEQVEVKHLGADNHQQIVDMMFKVPEVDNERILRKLRDRFNRVGMTLPTVEVHFDNLTVKTTCYVGNRAIPTLTNTARNLADMAFGLFGIGLSKTRKITVLDHVSGIIKPSRMTLLLGPPSSGKTTLLKALAGRSDPGLTVEGEVTYNGYKLEEFVPQRTSSYVSQTDVHVAEMTVKETLDFSARCQGAGSRYELQTELEKKEKDAGISPDAEVDLFMKATAMEGYENNLITEYIIKILGLEVCRDTVTGNQMIRGISGGQKKRLTTGEMLVGPTKVVFMDEISSGLDTSTTFQIVKCLQQIAHLTDATIFMSLLQPSPEVFNLFDDIILISQGHIIYQGPRDHIVDFFESLGFTCPERKGIADFLQEVISKKDQEQYWAVKSKPYTYVSVSQFTEHFKHFHVGQHLQNELNVPYNKTEKSALVFKKYLVPKKELFMASFDKELLLIKRTAVVYIAKTLQISFVAIIGATMFLRTRMHSRNEEDGALYVGALLFALITNMFNGFPELPMTIERLPVLYKHRDLLLHPTWAFTVPTILLRVPISLVESTVWTVLTYYVIGFAPEISRFFKHLLLTFLIQQMASGIFRLIAAVCRTMTIANTAGTLILESTFLLGGIILPKARIPDWWQWAYWVSPLSYGFNALTTNELFAPRWMNKMSSDNTTRLGVAILDNFGVTPDRNWFWIGAAALLGLAFLFNILFTFALAYLDGKSNTDKMVIQKNQDTNADSSLEAADAAAHKRGMVLPFTPLSMSFDNVNYYVDMPPAMKEQGVTDEKLQLLREVSGTFRPGVLTALMGISGAGKTTLMDVLSGRKTGGCIEGDIRISGFPKVQETFTRISGYCEQNDIHSPQVTVYESLVFSAFLRLPKDISKEEKMLFVEEVMELVELENLKDMIVGIPGVTGLSTQQRKRLTIAVELVANPSIIFMDEPTTGLDARAAAIVMRTVRNTVDTGRTVVCTIHQPGIDIFESFDELLLLKAGGEVIYSGQLGLKSEKLVDYLEGIPGVPKIAEGQNPATWMLEVTSVAAESNLGIDLAQHYKSSSIYQINSSLVEELSIPPSGTKELFFGTQYSQSMWGQFKSCMQKQWLSYWRTPDYNLVRFSFTLVTALLVGTIFWKVGTKRDSSTDLTMIFGGLYGAVLFAGINNGSTIVPIVAFERTVFYRERAAGMYSALPYAMAQVIVEIPYVFLQTTYYTLIVYAMVSFQWTATKYLWFFFIHFLTFLYFTYNGLMAVSLTPNDQLASILTSAFYSLFNLFSGFFIPRPKIPKWWVWCYWMCPLAWTFQGLIASQYGDVKDTIKVPGMSYEPTIKWYVESHFGYEEQYLGLVAVVLVSFAVFFAVMYAYCLNKLNFQTR from the exons ATGGCATCTTATATTGCAGACGATGTTGAAAACCAACATAAGAAGAGTGAGGACGAACAAGTTGAAGTTAAACACCTTGGTGCTGATAATCATCAACAGATTGTTGACATGATGTTTAAAGTTCCTGAGGTCGATAACGAAAGGATATTGAGGAAGCTAAGAGACAGATTTAATAG GGTTGGCATGACTCTTCCAACCGTTGAAGTTCATTTCGACAACTTAACAGTGAAAACTACATGCTATGTTGGTAATAGAGCTATACCAACTTTAACAAACACAGCCCGCAACCTTGCTGATATGGCGTTCGGTTTATTTGGTATTGGACTATCCAAGACAAGAAAAATCACAGTTCTTGATCATGTTTCTGGGATCATCAAGCCTTCTAG AATGACCCTTCTATTAGGGCCACCCTCCTCTGGAAAGACGACGCTTTTAAAGGCTTTGGCTGGACGGTCAGACCCTGGCTTAACA GTTGAAGGAGAAGTTACATACAACGGCTATAAACTTGAAGAATTTGTTCCACAGAGAACATCTTCATACGTCAGTCAAACTGATGTTCATGTAGCAGAAATGACAGTCAAAGAAACTCTTGATTTTTCAGCTAGGTGTCAGGGAGCTGGATCTAGATATG AATTGCAAACGGAGCTTgagaaaaaagagaaagatgCCGGGATATCTCCAGATGCAGAAGTTGACCTCTTCATGAAG GCTACTGCAATGGAAGGATATGAGAACAACCTAATTACCGAGTACATTATCAAG ATACTGGGACTTGAGGTGTGCCGAGACACAGTTACAGGAAACCAAATGATAAGAGGAATATCTGGAGGACAGAAAAAGCGCCTTACAACAG GAGAAATGCTAGTTGGGCCGACAAAGGTGGTATTTATGGATGAGATATCATCAGGCTTGGACACCTCAACAACATTTCAGATAGTCAAGTGTTTGCAGCAGATAGCACATTTGACGGATGCCACCATCTTCATGTCCCTCCTTCAGCCTTCTCCCGAGgtttttaacttgtttgatgACATAATCCTCATATCACAAGGACACATCATATATCAAGGCCCACGAGACCATATTGTTGACTTCTTTGAGAGTTTGGGATTCACATGTCCAGAGAGAAAAGGAATTGCTGACTTCTTGCAAGAG GTGATCTCCAAGAAGGATCAAGAACAATATTGGGCGGTTAAAAGCAAGCCGTATACCTATGTTTCAGTGTCACAATTCACAGAGcatttcaaacattttcatgTTGGTCAACATCTACAAAATGAGCTAAATGTACCATACAACAAAACTGAAAAATCAGCTCTTGTCTTCAAGAAATATTTAGTCCCTAAAAAGGAACTATTTATGGCCTCCTTTGATAAAGAATTATTATTGATCAAAAGAACTGCTGTAGTCTACATAGCGAAGACTCTTCAAATCAGTTTTGTGGCAATAATTGGAGCAACAATGTTCTTGAGGACTAGAATGCATTCCCGAAATGAAGAAGATGGCGCTCTTTATGTTGGAGCTCTTTTGTTTGCTCTAATTACAAATATGTTCAATGGGTTTCCTGAACTCCCAATGACCATTGAGAGGCTTCCTGTATTGTACAAGCATAGGGACCTCCTTCTTCATCCAACCTGGGCATTCACTGTTCCAACTATCCTCCTACGTGTGCCGATCTCTTTGGTAGAGTCTACCGTTTGGACAGTCTTGACCTATTACGTTATTGGATTTGCCCCGGAAATTAGCAG GTTTTTCAAGCACTTGCTGTTAACCTTTCTGATTCAGCAAATGGCATCCGGAATATTCAGGCTCATCGCTGCAGTTTGCAGAACAATGACCATAGCCAACACAGCTGGAACTCTCATTTTAGAATCAACTTTCCTTTTGGGTGGTATTATTCTTCCTAAAG CTCGGATTCCAGACTGGTGGCAGTGGGCCTATTGGGTTTCACCATTAAGCTATGGTTTCAATGCCTTAACTACAAATGAACTGTTTGCTCCAAGATGGATGAACAAAATG AGCTCAGACAACACTACCAGATTGGGTGTAGCGATATTAGACAACTTTGGAGTAACCCCAGATAGAAACTGGTTTTGGATTGGAGCAGCCGCTCTTCTCGGTTTAGCATTCCTTTTTAACATTCTCTTTACTTTCGCTCTTGCATACTTAGATGGTAAGTCTAATACTG ACAAGATGGTTATCCAGAAAAACCAAGATACAAATGCAGACTCTAGTCTTGAGGCTGCAGATGCTGCTGCTCACAAAAGAGGGATGGTTCTTCCATTTACTCCGTTATCCATGTCATTTGATAACGTAAATTATTACGTGGATATGCCCCCT GCAATGAAAGAACAGGGTGTTACAGATGAGAAGCTCCAGTTACTTAGGGAGGTAAGTGGCACATTTAGGCCCGGAGTCCTGACAGCACTGATGGGGATAAGTGGAGCCGGAAAAACAACTCTGATGGATGTCTTATCAGGAAGAAAGACTGGTGGTTGCATAGAAGGCGACATCAGAATCTCTGGATTCCCGAAAGTACAAGAAACTTTTACTAGGATTTCAGGATACTGTGAACAAAACGACATTCACTCACCGCAAGTCACCGTCTATGAATCTCTGGTTTTCTCAGCTTTTTTAAGACTACCTAAAGATATCAGTAAAGAAGAGAAGATG CTTTTCGTGGAGGAGGTTATGGAATTGGTTGAACTAGAGAATCTTAAGGACATGATTGTAGGGATTCCAGGGGTTACAGGTTTATCAACACAGCAGAGAAAGAGACTAACAATAGCGGTAGAGCTCGTCGCTAACCCATCAATCATATTTATGGATGAACCTACAACTGGGCTTGATGCAAGAGCAGCAGCAATTGTTATGAGAACAGTAAGAAACACAGTGGACACCGGGAGAACGGTTGTATGCACCATCCATCAACCTGGCATTGATATCTTTGAATCATTTGACGAG CTACTTCTGCTGAAAGCAGGAGGAGAAGTGATTTACTCGGGACAATTAGGATTGAAGTCAGAGAAACTTGTCGACTATCTTGAG GGAATTCCTGGGGTTCCAAAAATAGCAGAAGGGCAAAATCCGGCGACATGGATGCTTGAAGTCACCTCAGTTGCAGCAGAATCGAATCTTGGGATTGATTTAGCACAGCACTACAAGTCATCAAGCATTTATCA AATAAATAGTAGCCTTGTCGAAGAATTAAGCATACCTCCTTCAGGAACAAAAGAACTTTTCTTTGGAACACAGTATTCCCAGTCAATGTGGGGACAATTCAAGTCTTGTATGCAGAAACAATGGTTAAGTTATTGGAGAACTCCAGATTATAATCTTGTTAGATTCTCCTTCACCCTTGTCACCGCACTATTAGTAGGGACAATTTTTTGGAAAGTTGGTACTAAAAG GGATAGTAGTACTGACCTGACAATGATTTTTGGGGGTCTGTATGGTGCTGTATTGTTTGCTGGAATCAACAATGGCAGCACAATAGTGCCAATAGTAGCCTTTGAAAGAACAGTATTCTATCGTGAAAGAGCTGCTGGGATGTACTCAGCCTTACCATATGCAATGGCACAG GTAATTGTGGAAATACCCTATGTATTTCTACAAACAACATACTACACGCTTATTGTATATGCCATGGTGAGCTTCCAATGGACAGCGACTAAATATTTGTGGTTTTTCTTCATACACTTCTTGACGTTCCTCTACTTCACATACAACGGACTAATGGCTGTTTCACTCACACCTAACGACCAACTCGCATCTATCCTCACATCCGCTTTCTACTCCCTCTTTAATCTTTTCTCGGGGTTCTTCATCCCAAGACCg AAAATCCCCAAGTGGTGGGTATGGTGTTACTGGATGTGCCCACTAGCATGGACATTTCAAGGATTGATTGCTTCACAGTATGGTGATGTGAAAGACACTATTAAAGTGCCCGGTATGTCGTATGAGCCGACAATCAAATGGTATGTTGAAAGCCACTTTGGATATGAAGAGCAATACTTGGGACTAGTGGCAGTAGTTTTAGTTAGTTTTGCAGTGTTCTTTGCAGTCATGTATGCGTACTGCTTGAACAAACTGAACTTCCAGACAAGATAG
- the LOC122580956 gene encoding ABC transporter G family member 29-like isoform X1, whose translation MASYIADDVENQHKKSEDEQVEVKHLGADNHQQIVDMMFKVPEVDNERILRKLRDRFNRVGMTLPTVEVHFDNLTVKTTCYVGNRAIPTLTNTARNLADMAFGLFGIGLSKTRKITVLDHVSGIIKPSRMTLLLGPPSSGKTTLLKALAGRSDPGLTVEGEVTYNGYKLEEFVPQRTSSYVSQTDVHVAEMTVKETLDFSARCQGAGSRYELQTELEKKEKDAGISPDAEVDLFMKATAMEGYENNLITEYIIKILGLEVCRDTVTGNQMIRGISGGQKKRLTTGEMLVGPTKVVFMDEISSGLDTSTTFQIVKCLQQIAHLTDATIFMSLLQPSPEVFNLFDDIILISQGHIIYQGPRDHIVDFFESLGFTCPERKGIADFLQEVISKKDQEQYWAVKSKPYTYVSVSQFTEHFKHFHVGQHLQNELNVPYNKTEKSALVFKKYLVPKKELFMASFDKELLLIKRTAVVYIAKTLQISFVAIIGATMFLRTRMHSRNEEDGALYVGALLFALITNMFNGFPELPMTIERLPVLYKHRDLLLHPTWAFTVPTILLRVPISLVESTVWTVLTYYVIGFAPEISRFFKHLLLTFLIQQMASGIFRLIAAVCRTMTIANTAGTLILESTFLLGGIILPKARIPDWWQWAYWVSPLSYGFNALTTNELFAPRWMNKMSSDNTTRLGVAILDNFGVTPDRNWFWIGAAALLGLAFLFNILFTFALAYLDAPGKPQATIPDNEAKLTEVDQSFNTKTSNKMVIQKNQDTNADSSLEAADAAAHKRGMVLPFTPLSMSFDNVNYYVDMPPAMKEQGVTDEKLQLLREVSGTFRPGVLTALMGISGAGKTTLMDVLSGRKTGGCIEGDIRISGFPKVQETFTRISGYCEQNDIHSPQVTVYESLVFSAFLRLPKDISKEEKMLFVEEVMELVELENLKDMIVGIPGVTGLSTQQRKRLTIAVELVANPSIIFMDEPTTGLDARAAAIVMRTVRNTVDTGRTVVCTIHQPGIDIFESFDELLLLKAGGEVIYSGQLGLKSEKLVDYLEGIPGVPKIAEGQNPATWMLEVTSVAAESNLGIDLAQHYKSSSIYQINSSLVEELSIPPSGTKELFFGTQYSQSMWGQFKSCMQKQWLSYWRTPDYNLVRFSFTLVTALLVGTIFWKVGTKRDSSTDLTMIFGGLYGAVLFAGINNGSTIVPIVAFERTVFYRERAAGMYSALPYAMAQVIVEIPYVFLQTTYYTLIVYAMVSFQWTATKYLWFFFIHFLTFLYFTYNGLMAVSLTPNDQLASILTSAFYSLFNLFSGFFIPRPKIPKWWVWCYWMCPLAWTFQGLIASQYGDVKDTIKVPGMSYEPTIKWYVESHFGYEEQYLGLVAVVLVSFAVFFAVMYAYCLNKLNFQTR comes from the exons ATGGCATCTTATATTGCAGACGATGTTGAAAACCAACATAAGAAGAGTGAGGACGAACAAGTTGAAGTTAAACACCTTGGTGCTGATAATCATCAACAGATTGTTGACATGATGTTTAAAGTTCCTGAGGTCGATAACGAAAGGATATTGAGGAAGCTAAGAGACAGATTTAATAG GGTTGGCATGACTCTTCCAACCGTTGAAGTTCATTTCGACAACTTAACAGTGAAAACTACATGCTATGTTGGTAATAGAGCTATACCAACTTTAACAAACACAGCCCGCAACCTTGCTGATATGGCGTTCGGTTTATTTGGTATTGGACTATCCAAGACAAGAAAAATCACAGTTCTTGATCATGTTTCTGGGATCATCAAGCCTTCTAG AATGACCCTTCTATTAGGGCCACCCTCCTCTGGAAAGACGACGCTTTTAAAGGCTTTGGCTGGACGGTCAGACCCTGGCTTAACA GTTGAAGGAGAAGTTACATACAACGGCTATAAACTTGAAGAATTTGTTCCACAGAGAACATCTTCATACGTCAGTCAAACTGATGTTCATGTAGCAGAAATGACAGTCAAAGAAACTCTTGATTTTTCAGCTAGGTGTCAGGGAGCTGGATCTAGATATG AATTGCAAACGGAGCTTgagaaaaaagagaaagatgCCGGGATATCTCCAGATGCAGAAGTTGACCTCTTCATGAAG GCTACTGCAATGGAAGGATATGAGAACAACCTAATTACCGAGTACATTATCAAG ATACTGGGACTTGAGGTGTGCCGAGACACAGTTACAGGAAACCAAATGATAAGAGGAATATCTGGAGGACAGAAAAAGCGCCTTACAACAG GAGAAATGCTAGTTGGGCCGACAAAGGTGGTATTTATGGATGAGATATCATCAGGCTTGGACACCTCAACAACATTTCAGATAGTCAAGTGTTTGCAGCAGATAGCACATTTGACGGATGCCACCATCTTCATGTCCCTCCTTCAGCCTTCTCCCGAGgtttttaacttgtttgatgACATAATCCTCATATCACAAGGACACATCATATATCAAGGCCCACGAGACCATATTGTTGACTTCTTTGAGAGTTTGGGATTCACATGTCCAGAGAGAAAAGGAATTGCTGACTTCTTGCAAGAG GTGATCTCCAAGAAGGATCAAGAACAATATTGGGCGGTTAAAAGCAAGCCGTATACCTATGTTTCAGTGTCACAATTCACAGAGcatttcaaacattttcatgTTGGTCAACATCTACAAAATGAGCTAAATGTACCATACAACAAAACTGAAAAATCAGCTCTTGTCTTCAAGAAATATTTAGTCCCTAAAAAGGAACTATTTATGGCCTCCTTTGATAAAGAATTATTATTGATCAAAAGAACTGCTGTAGTCTACATAGCGAAGACTCTTCAAATCAGTTTTGTGGCAATAATTGGAGCAACAATGTTCTTGAGGACTAGAATGCATTCCCGAAATGAAGAAGATGGCGCTCTTTATGTTGGAGCTCTTTTGTTTGCTCTAATTACAAATATGTTCAATGGGTTTCCTGAACTCCCAATGACCATTGAGAGGCTTCCTGTATTGTACAAGCATAGGGACCTCCTTCTTCATCCAACCTGGGCATTCACTGTTCCAACTATCCTCCTACGTGTGCCGATCTCTTTGGTAGAGTCTACCGTTTGGACAGTCTTGACCTATTACGTTATTGGATTTGCCCCGGAAATTAGCAG GTTTTTCAAGCACTTGCTGTTAACCTTTCTGATTCAGCAAATGGCATCCGGAATATTCAGGCTCATCGCTGCAGTTTGCAGAACAATGACCATAGCCAACACAGCTGGAACTCTCATTTTAGAATCAACTTTCCTTTTGGGTGGTATTATTCTTCCTAAAG CTCGGATTCCAGACTGGTGGCAGTGGGCCTATTGGGTTTCACCATTAAGCTATGGTTTCAATGCCTTAACTACAAATGAACTGTTTGCTCCAAGATGGATGAACAAAATG AGCTCAGACAACACTACCAGATTGGGTGTAGCGATATTAGACAACTTTGGAGTAACCCCAGATAGAAACTGGTTTTGGATTGGAGCAGCCGCTCTTCTCGGTTTAGCATTCCTTTTTAACATTCTCTTTACTTTCGCTCTTGCATACTTAGATG CTCCAGGAAAACCACAGGCAACTATACCTGACAACGAAGCAAAGTTGACAGAAGTTGATCAAAGTTTTAACACAAAAACCTCAA ACAAGATGGTTATCCAGAAAAACCAAGATACAAATGCAGACTCTAGTCTTGAGGCTGCAGATGCTGCTGCTCACAAAAGAGGGATGGTTCTTCCATTTACTCCGTTATCCATGTCATTTGATAACGTAAATTATTACGTGGATATGCCCCCT GCAATGAAAGAACAGGGTGTTACAGATGAGAAGCTCCAGTTACTTAGGGAGGTAAGTGGCACATTTAGGCCCGGAGTCCTGACAGCACTGATGGGGATAAGTGGAGCCGGAAAAACAACTCTGATGGATGTCTTATCAGGAAGAAAGACTGGTGGTTGCATAGAAGGCGACATCAGAATCTCTGGATTCCCGAAAGTACAAGAAACTTTTACTAGGATTTCAGGATACTGTGAACAAAACGACATTCACTCACCGCAAGTCACCGTCTATGAATCTCTGGTTTTCTCAGCTTTTTTAAGACTACCTAAAGATATCAGTAAAGAAGAGAAGATG CTTTTCGTGGAGGAGGTTATGGAATTGGTTGAACTAGAGAATCTTAAGGACATGATTGTAGGGATTCCAGGGGTTACAGGTTTATCAACACAGCAGAGAAAGAGACTAACAATAGCGGTAGAGCTCGTCGCTAACCCATCAATCATATTTATGGATGAACCTACAACTGGGCTTGATGCAAGAGCAGCAGCAATTGTTATGAGAACAGTAAGAAACACAGTGGACACCGGGAGAACGGTTGTATGCACCATCCATCAACCTGGCATTGATATCTTTGAATCATTTGACGAG CTACTTCTGCTGAAAGCAGGAGGAGAAGTGATTTACTCGGGACAATTAGGATTGAAGTCAGAGAAACTTGTCGACTATCTTGAG GGAATTCCTGGGGTTCCAAAAATAGCAGAAGGGCAAAATCCGGCGACATGGATGCTTGAAGTCACCTCAGTTGCAGCAGAATCGAATCTTGGGATTGATTTAGCACAGCACTACAAGTCATCAAGCATTTATCA AATAAATAGTAGCCTTGTCGAAGAATTAAGCATACCTCCTTCAGGAACAAAAGAACTTTTCTTTGGAACACAGTATTCCCAGTCAATGTGGGGACAATTCAAGTCTTGTATGCAGAAACAATGGTTAAGTTATTGGAGAACTCCAGATTATAATCTTGTTAGATTCTCCTTCACCCTTGTCACCGCACTATTAGTAGGGACAATTTTTTGGAAAGTTGGTACTAAAAG GGATAGTAGTACTGACCTGACAATGATTTTTGGGGGTCTGTATGGTGCTGTATTGTTTGCTGGAATCAACAATGGCAGCACAATAGTGCCAATAGTAGCCTTTGAAAGAACAGTATTCTATCGTGAAAGAGCTGCTGGGATGTACTCAGCCTTACCATATGCAATGGCACAG GTAATTGTGGAAATACCCTATGTATTTCTACAAACAACATACTACACGCTTATTGTATATGCCATGGTGAGCTTCCAATGGACAGCGACTAAATATTTGTGGTTTTTCTTCATACACTTCTTGACGTTCCTCTACTTCACATACAACGGACTAATGGCTGTTTCACTCACACCTAACGACCAACTCGCATCTATCCTCACATCCGCTTTCTACTCCCTCTTTAATCTTTTCTCGGGGTTCTTCATCCCAAGACCg AAAATCCCCAAGTGGTGGGTATGGTGTTACTGGATGTGCCCACTAGCATGGACATTTCAAGGATTGATTGCTTCACAGTATGGTGATGTGAAAGACACTATTAAAGTGCCCGGTATGTCGTATGAGCCGACAATCAAATGGTATGTTGAAAGCCACTTTGGATATGAAGAGCAATACTTGGGACTAGTGGCAGTAGTTTTAGTTAGTTTTGCAGTGTTCTTTGCAGTCATGTATGCGTACTGCTTGAACAAACTGAACTTCCAGACAAGATAG